In the Streptomyces sp. 3214.6 genome, GGCGGAGCGCCGCGCACGCTGGTGCAGCGCAGCGTGACCTCGACCTCGACCGTGACGCATCTGACGTACGACGTCCTCTGACAGCTCAGTCACCCTGTGCACGGCTCCTGCTGTGCGCACGGTGACTGCTGTTCTCGACCCCTTTATGTTCATTGCCGACCGTAATGTGTGCGCGGAGTGTCGCGTTATGAACACTTACGTCCGATCCATCAAGATATGCGCGACATCATCATCTTCATCATGTCGTGTCCGTCGGGTGGCGAGGGGTTCCAGGATGAGCAGCGCATCGGGGTCGGTGCCGGGGTTCGTGACCGTTCGCGGGCGCGGTTACCGGCCCGAACAGGTCGAGGCGTTCACCGTCGCGCTCTGCGCCGACCGGGACGCCGCCTGGGAGCGGGCGGCCCGGCTCACGGTGCTCGCCCGGCAGATGGAGGAGGAGGCCGAGTGGTTGCGCGAGGTCGTGACCCGGCTCGCGCCGCAGACATACGACTCCCTCGGGGAGCGCGCGCAGCGCATTCTCCAGCTCGCGCTGGAGGAGGCCGCGGACGTTCGCGACAACGCGCGGCGTGAAGCGCGCGAGGAGGTCGCGGACGCCGAGGCGCGCGCCCTCGATGTGCGCCGGGCGGCGCAGGACGAGGCGGACGCGCTCCGCGCGGAGGCCGAGGAGCGCGCCCGTCAGCGGCTGCTCGCGGCGCGCGCCGAGGCCGACGAGGTCCGGATCGGCGCCCGGCGCGAGGTGAAGGAGTACCGGGGTGAGGCGCTGGGCGCGCTGCGCGAGGTGCGGCAGCGCACCGCCGGGATGCTCGCCGAGCAGGACAAGGAGCACGCGGAGAAGTGGACGGCGGCGGAGCGCGAGGCCGCCGAGCGGGCCGCGGCCCTCGACGCGCTGCACGCCCGCGCGGTGACCGGTGCCGAGGCGGCGCTGTCCGAGGCGAAGCAGGCGTTCGCCGAGGCCGAGGAGTCGGCCCGGCGGCTTCAGGAGGAGGCACACGCGCGTGCCGCCGAGATCCTCGCCGGGGCGCGTGCCCGTGAAGAGCGCACCGCGGGGGAGACCGAGCGGGTGCTGCGCGAGCACGGTGAGCGCTGGGACGACGTCCAGGCTCACATGGACCATGTCCGCAACAGCCTCACCGCCCTGACGGGAAGGGCGTCTGCGGAGTAGGCGCCGGCTTGTTGTGCCGTGTAGACGATGAACTTGCCTTTGCGGCCGGTCCTTTGCGGCACTTTGCGGCCCCTTGCGGCCCCTTGCGGCCCCTTGTGGCCCCTTGTGGTCTCACCGGGCGTCCTGGTCCTCCAGTACCGGGAAGCGGCGCGGCGCCACGCACAGCAGGACCAGGAAGGCGAGTGCGGCGGCGCACGACGCGCCGATATAGACGGCGTGCACGGCGCTCGCGACGGCGTGCCGGACGGTCTCGGGCGCCGAACCGGCGGCGTCCAGCGCGCGGGTGACGGAGTCCAGATCGCCGGCGCCGCCCAGCCGCGCGGCCAGTACCCCGTTGGCGACCGCCCCGAACACCGACGCGCCGATCGTCTGCCCGGTCTGTCGGCAGAACAGCACGGACGCGGTCGTCGTCCCGCGCTGCGACCATCCCACCGTCGACTGAACGCCGACGATGAGCGGGAGTTGGAAGAGACCGAGCGCCGCGCCGAGCAGCAGCATCAGCAGGGTCGGCTGCCAGGCCGCGCCGGGGTAGGGCAGGAACGGGAACGCGAGCAGGATCAGCGTCGCGATGCCGATGCCGAGCAGCGCGGTGTCGCGGAAGCCGATGCGCCGGTAGACGTGCTGGCTGAGGGCGGCCGACAACGGCCAGCTCAGCGTCCAGACGGACAGGACGAACCCGGCCGTCGCCGGTCCCAGGCCCAGGACCGACTGGGCGTACGTCGGCAGGAACACCGTCGGGGCCACCATCAGCAGGCCCAGCGCGCCCAGCGCGAGGTTGACCGCCGCGATCGTCCGGCGGCGCCATACCCAGCCGGGGATGATCGGCTCCGTGGCCCGGCGTTCGATGACGACGACGAGGCCGGCGAGCGTGAGGCCGGCGGCGAACAGGGCGAGCGAGGGCCCCGACAGCCACGCCCAGGCCACTCCGCCCTGCACCAGCGCGGTCAGCAGCACGCCGCCGCACGCGAACACCGCGAGCGCGCCCGCCCAGTCGACACGCGCGCGTGCGTCCCGCGCGGCCGACGTGCGTTCCGGCTCGTGCAGATGACGGACGATCAGCCACAACGCCACCGCCCCGATGGGCAGGTTGACCAGGAAGATCCAGCGCCAGTCCGCGTAGGCCGCGAGGACCCCGCCGATGCCGGGGCCGGCGACCGCCGAGACCGCCCACACCGTGGACAGCTTCGACTGGATCTTCGGCCGCTCCTCCAAGGGGTACAGGTCGGCGGCGAGCGTCTGCACCGTGCCCTGCAACGCCCCGCCGCCCAGGCCCTGCACGATGCGGAACGCGATCAGTGCCCCCATGTTCCAGGCGAGCGCGCACAGCAGCGAGCCGAGCAGGAACAGCGCCGCCCCGACGACCAGGACCGGCTTGCGGCCGAAGGTGTCGGAGAGCTTGCCGTAGACCGGCAGGGTGACCGTCACGGCGAGCAGATAGCCGGAGAACAGCCAGGAGAAGACGGAGAACCCGCCGAGATCGCCGACGATCTGCGGGACCGCCGTGGAGACGACGGTGGAGTCCAGGGCGGCCAGCGCCATGGAGAGCATGAGCGCGGCCACGACCGCTCCCCGCCGGTGTGGTGCGGTCCGCTGCGCGGCCTCGCGCAGCGCGGGTCGTGTGTCCCCCACCGGATGCCCTCCCCTTGTCGTCCGCGTCCCCGCGTTCCGTGCCCCTTGCATCCAACTGCCGGAAGTCAGCTTCCCACTTGGCCTCTGCCAGGGGGAGGCCCGACCGTCGCCTTGACCTTCACGTCACGTGAGGGTGGAGCCTGACTGGGCCGGAGGGTGGACGAGACCCCGAGAGGCACTCCACCCGGCGGTGGACGGCCCCTAGGGGTTCCTCCGTACTACGGCTGGGGCAGGGTTCGTACCGTCGGAGGAGGAGATGGGCCCCGTCCCGTCCTTAACCTGGCTTTATGCCGCTGGGGGGCGGCTACCGCACCGGCGGGAGGTGGGGTTAACCCCCCTGGAAGAGGGGCCCGAGCACCAGCGCGCCGGACCCTTCCCCGCCGACAGACTCTTCGGCGTAGCGCTCCTCGCGCTGCTCGCCACTCGACCACCGCGGTGGAGCACTGCCCACCGACTTCCGACTTAGGAGACATACCGTGACTTCGGCTGTGACCATTCCCAGGCACGGGGGCACTGGAGGGCGTACGGCCGTTGCCGCACGGGCGCGGCAGGTCGTCAAGGCGTACGGGTCCGGTGAGACCCGTGTCGTCGCCCTCGACCACGTCGACGTGGACATCGCCCGCGGTCAGTTCACCGCGATCATGGGCCCCTCGGGGTCCGGCAAGTCCACGCTGATGCACTGCCTCGCCGGTCTCGACACGGTGTCGTCCGGCCAGATCTACCTGGACGAGACCGAGATCACCGGGCTGAAGGACAAGAAGCTCACGAAGCTGCGCCGGGACCGGATCGGGTTCATCTTCCAGGCGTTCAACCTGCTGCCCACGCTGAACGCGCTCGAGAACATCACGCTGCCCATGGACATAGCCGGCCGCAAGCCGGACAAGGCGTGGCTCAGCCAGGTCGTGGAGACCGTCGGGCTCGCCGACCGCCTCAGGCACCGTCCCACGCAGCTCTCCGGCGGCCAGCAGCAGCGCGTCGCCGTGGCGCGTGCCCTGGCGGCCCGCCCGGAGATCATCTTCGGCGACGAGCCGACCGGAAACCTCGACTCGCGCGCGGGCGCCGAGGTTCTCGGCTTCCTGCGCCGCTCGGTGGACGAGCTGGGCCAGACGATCGTCATGGTCACGCACGACCCGGTGGCTGCCTCGTACGCGGACCGGGTGCTGTACCTCGCCGACGGGCGGATCGTCGACGAGATGTTCAAGCCGACCGCGGAGACCGTCCTGGACCGCATGAAGGACTTCGACGCGCGGGGGCGTACGTCATGACCGTCCTGAAGACCTCGATGCGCAACTTCTTCGCGCACAAGGGGCGCATGGCCCTGTCGGCCGTGGCGGTCCTGCTGTCGGTGGCGTTCGTGTGCGGGACGCTGGTGTTCACCGACACGATGAACACGACGTTCGACAAGCTCTTCGCCGCCACCTCCTCCGATGTGACGGTGAGCGCGAAGGGCGCCTCGGACACCGGTGAGACGACCTCCGACAACGGCAGGCCGCCGGTCATGCCGGCCTCGGTGCTCGGCGAGGTCCGCAAGGCGCAGGGGGTGAAGTCGGCGGAGGGGACCGTCTTCTCGACCTCCGTGACCGTCGTCGACGCCGACAAGGAGAGCCTGTCGCCCTCCAGCGGCGCCCCGACGATCGTCGGCAGCTGGAACGGCAACGACGCCCGCACCATGAAGATCACCGACGGTGCGGCGCCGAAGAATTCCGGCCAGGTCATGGTCGACGAGGACACCGCCGACAAGCACCATCTGAAGCTCGGCGACGAGATCGGCGTGATCAGCGCGGTCGGCACGCACACCGCGAAGATCTCCGGCATCGCCGCCTTCCAGGTCACCAACCCCGGCGCGGCGATCTTCTACCTGGACACCAGGAC is a window encoding:
- a CDS encoding MFS transporter, which translates into the protein MGDTRPALREAAQRTAPHRRGAVVAALMLSMALAALDSTVVSTAVPQIVGDLGGFSVFSWLFSGYLLAVTVTLPVYGKLSDTFGRKPVLVVGAALFLLGSLLCALAWNMGALIAFRIVQGLGGGALQGTVQTLAADLYPLEERPKIQSKLSTVWAVSAVAGPGIGGVLAAYADWRWIFLVNLPIGAVALWLIVRHLHEPERTSAARDARARVDWAGALAVFACGGVLLTALVQGGVAWAWLSGPSLALFAAGLTLAGLVVVIERRATEPIIPGWVWRRRTIAAVNLALGALGLLMVAPTVFLPTYAQSVLGLGPATAGFVLSVWTLSWPLSAALSQHVYRRIGFRDTALLGIGIATLILLAFPFLPYPGAAWQPTLLMLLLGAALGLFQLPLIVGVQSTVGWSQRGTTTASVLFCRQTGQTIGASVFGAVANGVLAARLGGAGDLDSVTRALDAAGSAPETVRHAVASAVHAVYIGASCAAALAFLVLLCVAPRRFPVLEDQDAR
- a CDS encoding cellulose-binding protein, whose translation is MSSASGSVPGFVTVRGRGYRPEQVEAFTVALCADRDAAWERAARLTVLARQMEEEAEWLREVVTRLAPQTYDSLGERAQRILQLALEEAADVRDNARREAREEVADAEARALDVRRAAQDEADALRAEAEERARQRLLAARAEADEVRIGARREVKEYRGEALGALREVRQRTAGMLAEQDKEHAEKWTAAEREAAERAAALDALHARAVTGAEAALSEAKQAFAEAEESARRLQEEAHARAAEILAGARAREERTAGETERVLREHGERWDDVQAHMDHVRNSLTALTGRASAE
- a CDS encoding ABC transporter ATP-binding protein; its protein translation is MTSAVTIPRHGGTGGRTAVAARARQVVKAYGSGETRVVALDHVDVDIARGQFTAIMGPSGSGKSTLMHCLAGLDTVSSGQIYLDETEITGLKDKKLTKLRRDRIGFIFQAFNLLPTLNALENITLPMDIAGRKPDKAWLSQVVETVGLADRLRHRPTQLSGGQQQRVAVARALAARPEIIFGDEPTGNLDSRAGAEVLGFLRRSVDELGQTIVMVTHDPVAASYADRVLYLADGRIVDEMFKPTAETVLDRMKDFDARGRTS